From the genome of Hyalangium minutum:
AGGGCACCCGAGAAGTCCTCGTCGCGGGTGCTCAGGCACTGCGCTCCCATGTAGACCAGGCGCAGGAAGTCCGGGATGGCGTACGGCAAGAAGTCGAAGTAGGGCGCCTGCCCGAGCAGCTTGCTGCAATGCCGCTCCTCTCGCTCGGTGGCCAGGTAGCGCACAGTGTCGAGCACGCCACTGAAGAACAGGCCGCGCACGGTGTCCGTGGGGGTCGCCAGCGCCAGGCGCTTCTTGAGATCCAGCAGCGCGTTGAGCGGCATCTCCATCTGCGCGGCGACGTCATGCGCGATCGCAGGGGGGCTGCTTCCGGCAGGTTCGTGGGAGAAGGAGGGGGTCATAGGCCGTTCACCTAAAGCAACAGGAGTGCCAACAGCGGGCGCTCCACTGGAGGCCCTGGCGAGCGACTGGGCGCCCTCTCACCGGAAGTGTTTCGTCCTGCCACGGCCCCCAGGTCCACACCCGGCTTCCTCGCTCTGAAACTGTAAAAAGGAGGGCCCTCCTGCGATGGGGGAGGCGAAAAGATTCAGTGCACTTTAGGGAGGGTTGCGCGGCCTGGCGGGCGGCCGCCTGGGATCGTCCACGGGGGAACGAGCAGGGAATTTCCGGAAAAGAAGGGCGGTTCGCGGGCACGCCGCGGATTAAGTTCCGGCCCGGCAACCGATGCGGAAATGGCTCGTCATAGGGGCGGTGTGTGTCCTGGCGGTGGTGGGCGCGGCTGTGTTCTGGCTCCAGCCCGAGCCCGTGACGCCCTTGCGTGTTCCGGCATCGGAGACTGCCGCGGCGCGCCCCCTGCCGGACTTCCAGGCGGTGGAGGTGTCCTCTGGGGAGGCCGAGGGGCTGGCCCTCACGGGCCGTGTCTTGGAGCCCTCGGGGCGTCCCATCCCGGGCGCGGAGGTGTTCCTCGCGGCGAGCGCGCAGAAGACGCTCACCTCCGTGCGCTGTGACGAGTGCGGCTTGCCGCTGCTGTCCTGTCCGGCCCGTGAGAGTGGCATTCAGTCGCTGGCCTTCTTCGAGCACCAGCACGGCTTCCTTACCCCACGGGCCACCGTGCGCACGGACGCTCAGGGGAAGTTCCGCTTCGAGCGCTTGGCCGGAGTCTCCTTCTCGGTGTGGGCGAAGGCGGCGGGCTTCGGCGTGGCGATGCGCGAGCGCGCCGCCCCAGGCGAGCCGGTGGAGCTGTTCCTGCCCGCCCTGCGCACCATCACGGGGCAGGTGGTGGATGACGGCGGGCAGCCCATTCCGAACGCCCACATCTACGCAGTGTCTCGGCGCACGGCGCTGCCCGCCGAGGCGGTGGCGGGAGGCGAGGGCCTCTTCACGTTGGACGGGCTGGGCGAGGGGCCGTTCTACCTCGTGGCCAGCGCCGAGGGCTTCCTGCCCACGGTGGAGCCGCAGGTGGAGGCGGGTCCGCAGAGGGTGCGACTGCGGCTGACGCCGACGCGCACGCTCGAGGTGCGCGTGGTGCGCGATGGCGCACCCATGGCGGCCACCGTGAGGCTGAAGGCCGATCACCTGTCGCGCGAGCTGCGCACGCAGGGCGAGCCGGCTCGGTTCACCGGGCTCTACCCGGACGAGGTGGTCATCACCGCTGAGTCCGGGAGCCTGGGGTCGACGCCTCGCACCATCACCCTGCAGGAGCGCGTCACCCAGGTGACGATGGAACTGGAGGAGGCGGGCAAGCTGCTCGTCACGGTGGTGGATGACGCGGGCCAGCCCGTGCCCCAGCCCGAGGTGACGCTGCGCACCGTCACAGGCGAGGTGATCCGCCGGGAGAAGGGCGCCACGGGAGCGCTCGTGGAGCTGGGGCCCATCGCCATCGGAGACTACCTGGTGCACGGACACACCGAGGGCTTCCAGGACGTGGAGCTCCCCGTGCGCGTGCGGTCCGGAGAGACGCCCGTCGAGCTGGAGATGACGCAGGCGACGCTCATCTCCGGCCAGGTGATCGACGAGTACGGGCGGCCGGCGCCCAATGTCTCCGTGCTGGTGCAGCCCATTGGGGACACGGTGCTCGCGGACGCGGATGGGCACTTCGTGGCGCAGGTGCCCTCGCCGGGACTGTACGAGCTGCACGCGCACCACTCCGAGTGGGGCGGTGGCAAGGTGAAGGTGACGGCGCCCGCCTCGGGGGTGCGGCTGGAGCTGGAGCCGGCCGCGGCCATCGAGGTGACCGTCACCGCCGAGGGCCGCCGGGTGGAGGGCGCGGACGTGGTCCTCTGGGTGGAGCAGCAGGGGCTCTTCCGCAGCGATCGGCCCTCGGGGCCGGACGGCGTGGTGCCCATGCGAGGCTTGCCGGAGGGCACGTACTGGATGGTGGCCTCGCACCCGGATTACCTGCCCTCGGATCGGAAGCAGGTGAGGGTGGACGGGGAGCAGGTGGTGAAGGTCACCGCCGAGCTCAAGCCGGGGGCCATGCTCTCTGGGGACGTGATGGACGAGCAGGGAGCTCCCGTGAGTGGGGCCACCTTGACGGTGATGCCTCGGGGCGCGGAGCCCGCGGCGAGCGATGCACGCGGGCACTTCGAGATCCGCGCGCTGCGGCCGGAGCGCACCTACCGGGTGGAGGCACGCCACCCCGGCTACGATCAGGTGGACAAGGCCGATGGCACGCCGGGGGGGCCGCCGGTGAAGGTGGTGCTCAAGCGCCGGCCGGTGTTCCGAGGCCGCGTGGTGGCCGATGACGGAACGCCGGTGAAGCGCTACCGCCTGGACGAGCACGACATCTCCACGCCGGATGGGCGCTTCGAGGTCTCCCTGCCAGTGGCAGGGGAGCAGGTCATGGTCTCGGTGGACGCCCCAGGCTACGAGCCGATGATGGTGGAGCGGCCCGTGGCGCCGGATCTCGGGGACCTGGTGCTGCAGCGCGCGCCCACGCTCTCCGGGCTGGTGCGAGACGAGGGCGGCGCGCCAGTGGCGGACGCGGTGGTGACGTGCGAGGTGTGCGACGAGTCCGTGCTCTCGGGGCCGGATGGGCGCTTCTCCATCGCCAGTCCGCCGTACGTGGTGCAGTACTCGGTGTCGGCGCGCAAGGGCCGCCTGAGCGCGACGGAGACGCTGAGCCGGGGAAACACGTCGACCCTGGTGCTGACGCTGCGTCCGGCGACGCGGGTGAGCGGCACGGTGTACCTGCCGGGCGGACAGCCCGCGCCGGGCTACCAGCTGGACGGGGTGAACACCGAGCGCGGCGATGCGGTCGTCGTGGTGACGGGGCCGGACGGGCAGTACAGCGTGGACATGGCGCCGGGCAGCTACCGCTTCATGCTCGGGGAGGATCGCGAGTTCGCCGGAGAGCCCGCGCTGCTGGTGCGCGTCGAGGGCCCGTCGATGCGCCTGGACTTCGGAGCGGCGCCGGGCTCGGGCTCGCTCACGGTGACAGTCAAGCCCGAGCGAGGCAAGGCGCTCTGGGTGGTGGCGGGGGATTCGCCTCCGGTCAACTCTCCGCTGGAGCTGATGCGCTCGCGCTATGCGCAGATGGTCTACCAGCCGCGCTCGGAGCGGGTGACGCTGCAGGGCCTGCCGCCGGGGCGCTACACGGTGGTGTGGGCGAGCTTCCACGCCGAGGCGCCCGAGGGGCCCATGGTCCGCACGGTGGAGATCCCCGGGGCGCAGGAAGTCTCCATGGTGCGCTGAGCGCGGGCGGAGAATGGCCGTGAGGTTGCGAGCCCGCCCGCTCGCGCATATGGAAGTCTCATGGACGCATCGGTTCTGCAGGGCCGCCGGGTCATCGTGGGAGTCGGCGGAGGCATCGCGGCGTACAAGGCGTGCGAGCTCGTGCGCGAGCTGCAGCGAGCAGGCGCTCAGGTGCGCGTCGCCATGACGGAGGCGGCGAAGCAGTTCGTCACGCCGCTGACCTTCCAGGCGCTCAGCGGGCACCCGGTGCTCACGGACTATTTCGATCCGAACCAGGAAGGAAACTTCGGGCACCTGGACTTGGCGCGCTGGGCGGAGCTGTTCGTCGTGGCTCCGGCGACAGCGGACCTCATCGCGCGCATCCGGGCGGGGATGGCGGGGGACGCGGTCACCACGTCGCTGCTGGCCTTCAAGGGCCCGGTGGTGCTGGCTCCGGCGATGAACGTGGCGATGTGGCAGAACGCGCTGACGCAGCAGAACGTGGCGGCGCTGGTGGCGGATCCGCGCTTCACGTTCGCGGGGCCGGACGCGGGGCTGCTGGCCTGCGGAGACGTGGGAGCGGGACGGCTCACGGAGGTGAAGGAGATCGTCGCCGAGGCGGCGGCGCGGATAGGCCAAGGGCCTCTGACGGGCAAGAAGGTGCTGCTGACGGCGGGCCCCACGCGCGAGTTCCTGGATCCGGTGCGGTTCATCTCGAATCCCTCGACAGGGAAGATGGGGCTGGCGCTGGCGGAGGCGGCTCGGAAGCTGGGCGCGAAGGTGACGGTGGTGCTGGGGCCGGTGGGGGCAGTGGATCGCACGGGCCTCGAGGTGGTGGACGTGGTGAGCGCCGAGGACATGGCGCGCGAGGTGCTCTCTCGGGTGGAGGCGGTGGACTGGTTCATCGCCTCGGCGGCGGTGAGCGACTGGCGGCCGGAGACGCGGGCCCCGCAGAAGGTGAAGAAGGGCGAATCCCCCGAGGTGCTCAAGCTGGTGCGCACGCCGGATGTGCTCGCGGAGGCCTCGAAGAAGGTGGCGGGAGCGCCGAGGCGGCCGCTGCTGGTGGGCTTCGCCGCGGAGACGGAGCGGGTGCTGGAGCACGCCCGGGAGAAGCTGGAGCGCAAGAACCTGGACGCCATCGTCGCCAACGACGTGACGGTGCCCGGCGCGGGCTTCGGGACGGACACCAACCGGGTGACGGTGCTCTCCCGTACAGGGGTACGGAAAGACCTGGAGGGCACCAAGCTCCAGGTGGCGCAGGGGATTCTGGAACTGCTGCTGAGCCTCCCTCCGGCCGTGCCTGGGAGCGGCAGGTGACGCGGCAGGTTGGATCGGCGGGAGCCTACCTGTAAGATGGTGCCGTTGACCATGGCGCCATGCTCGCCCCTGCGGTAAGCGTGCGGGAGGCGGGCTCAGGCTGGCTCCTTGAACCGGAGGCACCGCCTCCATTACCGATCGGGCTAACGTGAGCGACCCGCGCGACTCCGCCGAAGAACTGGATGAAGCTGTCGAGGACCTGCGCCGCCACCTCCTATGGCAGGAGGAGACAGGCGGCCGGGCACTGCTCGTAGACGCGGCCAAGCTGTCGGCCGAGCGCTCGGCTTCCCTCCGGGCGATGATGCCTCCTCGGGGGGCCAAGGCCCCTGCCGCTCCCGAGAGCCCTGCGGCTCCGGAATCTGCCGCTGCTCCGGAGGCCCCCGCGCCTCATCCGGCTCCCATGCCTGCCCGCTCGCTGGCTCCCGAGGCCCCTGCCAGAGCCCCGGCTGCCTCCCGAGCGGAGCCTCCCGCTGCGGCGAGCAAGGGGATGCTCTTTGACGTGCCGCAGCAAGCGCCGCCGTACCCAGGCCCGTTGCCGGGCGTGGTGGAGGGCCAGCGCCCCATGCTGGACGAGATCCGGCGCGAACTCGGGGACTGCCGGCGCTGCAAGCTGTGCACGGGGCGCAAGAACATCGTGTTCGGGGTGGGCAACCCGCGGGCGGAGCTGGTCTTCGTGGGCGAGGGCCCGGGAGAGCAAGAGGACCTGCAGGGGGTGCCCTTCGTCGGCCCAGCGGGTGAGCTGCTGACGAAGATGATCCAGGCGATGGGGTTCTCGCGGGATCAGGTCTACATCTGCAACGTGGTGAAGTGCCGGCCGCCGGGCAACCGCAACCCGGAGCCGGACGAGATCACCGCGTGCGAGCCGTTCTTGCGCTCGCAGTTGTTGGCGCTGCAGCCCAAGGTGATCGTGGCGCTGGGGAAGTTCGCAGCACAGACGTTGCTGCGGGACTCCACGCCGATTACGCGGCTGCGGGGGCAGTGGCGGGAGTACCAGGGGGTGAAGCTGATGCCCACCTTCCACCCGGCGTACCTCCTCCGGAGCCCGGCTGAGAAGAAAAAGGCCTGGGAAGATTTGCAGCAGGTGATGAAGATCTTCGGTAAGCAACCCGGCTCCCGCACCTGAGGGGAGCCCGGAGGGGAGTCACGGATGAAGGGAGTACTCGAGACGCGCGAGCTGCCATCGCCCGCGCTGGAGTCGAACCCGCTGGCGGACGTCGCTCGCCGGCAGCTGAGGGTGTACCTGCCGCCGGGGTACAACGAGGGCAGCCAGCGCTACCCCACCGTGTACTTCCTGCACGCCTTCTCCAACAGCGGCGCCTCGTGGACGAACGTGTCAGCGTTCGGGCTCAACGCGCTGGACCGGCTGGACGGGTTGATCGAGGCCGGGACGATTCCTCCGGTGATTGGCGTGTTCCCGGACGGGTGGACGGCGCTGGGCGGGAGCCAGTGGATCAACAGTGACGCGATTGGGCGCTACCGGGACTACGTGGCCAAGGACGTGCTGGGCTTCGTGGACCGCACGTACCGGACGCTGCCGAAGGCGGCCTCGCGGGCGGTGGTGGGGCACAGCTCGGGCGGGTACGGAGCGCTGGTGATGGGGCGCTACCACCCGGAGCTGTTCAGCCACCTGGGGAGCCACGCGGGCGACTGCTACTTCGAGTACTGCTACCTGCCGGATCTGCCCAAGGCGGCGGGGGCGCTGCTGAAGGCGGGCGGGGTGGAGGCCTGGTACCAGGACTTCAAGAAGCGCTCACGGGAGACGAAGCCGCGGAGTGACGACTTCACGGTGATCAACGTGCTGGCGATGGCGGCGGCGTACTCGCCGAAGAAGGGCGAGCCGCTGAACCTGGAGCTGCCGTTCGATCCGCAGACGGGGCGGCTGAAGCTGGACGTGTGGAACCGGTGGCTGGTGCACGATCCGGTGCGGTTCGTGCCGAAGTTCCTGGATGCGTTCAAGAAGATGAAGTCGGTATTCCTCGACTGCGGGACGCGGGACGAGTTCAACTTGCGCTGGGGCACGCGCATGCTGGCCGAGGAGTTCAAGGCAAGCGGCGCGGAGCTGTGCCACGAGGAGTTCGAGGACTCGCACTCGGGGGTGACGTACCGGTTCGAGCGCTCGCTGGGGTTCCTGGTTCCGCGGATGGCGCGGGAGTGACGTGACGATGATTTCCGATCCCTACGGACTGAGCCGCGTTGTCGGTGAGAAGGGCGTGCTGCCGCAGCGGGCGCGCAAGCTGGAGCCGTCGCTGCCGTGTCGCGAGGCGGAACTGCTCATCGACGTGGAGAGCCTCAACATCGACGCGGCGTCCTTCAAGCAGATCAAGGACGACGTGGGTGCAGAGCCCGCGAAGATCGCGGCGCGCATCCAAGAGATCGTGCGCGAGCGCGGCAAGATGCAGAACCCGGTGACGGGCTCGGGCGGCATGTTGCTGGGGCGGGTGAAGGAGATCGGGCCGAAGCACCCGGCTCGAGGGACGCTGAAGGTGGGCGACCGGATCGCGACGTTGGTGAGCCTGTCGCTGACGCCGCTGGTGATCGAGGAGATCAAAGCGGTGCACGTGGAGATCGACCGGGTGGACATCCGGGGGCACGCGATCCTGTTTGCGTCGGGGATCTACGCGAAGCTGCCGTCGGACATGCCGGACACGCTGGCGCTGGCGGCGCTGGACGTGTGCGGGGCTCCGGCGCTGGTAGCGCGGTACGTGAAGCCAGGGATGACGGTGGCGGTGCTGGGAGCGGGGAAGAGCGGGGCACTGTGCCTGGCGCAGGCGCGGAAGGATCTGAAGGGGCAGGGGAAGGTGCTGGCGCTGGATATCTCGGAGAAGGCGCTGGCGGCGCTGTCCGGGATTGGTCTGTGCGACACGGCACTGAAGGTGGACGCGACACAGGCGGTGGACGTGATGGAGGCGGTGTCGCAGGCGACGGGCGGAGCGTTGTGCGATCTGGTGGTGAACTGCGCCTCGGTGGGGAACACGGAGATGGCCTCGATCCTGTCGGTGAAGGATGGGGGCACGGTGATCTTCTTCTCCATGGCCACGAGCTTCACGGCGGCGGCGCTGGGGGCGGAGGGGGTGGGCAAGGACGTCACGATGCTGGTGGGCAACGGCTACGCGCCCGGCCACGCGGACCTCACGCTGGACCTGTTGCGCTCCGAACCCGCTCTCCGCAAGCTCTTCGAGACGCGCTACGTCTGAGGAAGGCAGGGCTTCAGGTTCTGCCCTTCCACACCGCAGGTCGGCGGCGGACGTGGAGGCACGCGATCACGCTGATGCGCCCCTCATCCACCACGAAGAAGACGCCATAGGGAAAGCGTCGGAGCAGTGCGCGTCTGATGCGTGGGTGGACGAGCGTGTGGCTGTCGGGCTGCGCTGGATGCCCGCGAGGCAAGTCTCCAGCGCCTGAAGAAACTCAGCACCCAGGCCCTTGCCCCGTTGCTCGTACCACTGGACAGCGTCCGCGATGTCTGCTTGCGCGGGCTTGCGAAGCTCTAACGCGCGCTTCACAGGGACTTGAGCAGGCGCGCTTTGACTTCATCCCAGGACTCGCCCGACTCTGGATTCTCGTCCAGCTCCGCCAGACGCCTCTGAAGTTCGGCAAGCTGCTCGGGAGGCGTCGCCACCTGCTCCGGGTGAGCCGCGACGCTGTCCCAGAGGTCCTCGGCCAACTGGATGCGCTCGGCAGGACTCAAGTGGAGGAACTCTGAAAAGGTGACCCGCGACATGACTCCAGTTTAGGGCCGAGGTTTCTCCAGAGCCATAGGGATGCTGGGCAGAGGGTTTACTGGGATACCGCCGTGGGGGCAGCAGACCGTGCAAGCGAGTTCGGGGCCGTGACAGGGGACTCGGGCACCTGAGTCTGGGCCCAGTCCTCTGCTGTGCGGCCACTGGAATCCCGGCGCTCGGGCGACGCGCCCTTCTGCTGGAGCCGCTCCGCCACCTCCTTACGCCCGAACAGCCGCGCGAACATCAGCGCCGTCTGGCCCACTCCGTTTGACTGGTCCACTGCGCACGGCTGCTGCAGGAGCAGGTCCACTACCTCCACGTAGCCCTTGAACGCCGCGCCCATCAGCGCCGTGTTTCCTCGCGAGTCTCCCGCGCACGCATCCGCGCCCCCTGCCAGCAGCGCCCGCACCGTCTCCGTGTGCCCGTGGTACGCCGCCAGAATCAGCGGAGAGAATCCGCGATCGTCCTGCACGTTCACCGGCGTCCCGGCCTTGAGCAGTCCCGCCACCAGCTCCGCGTCTCCCTCGCGCGACGCGGCCAGCAGGTAGCGCTCGGCCTCGCTCACCGCCAGCACCCGCTGCGC
Proteins encoded in this window:
- a CDS encoding L-erythro-3,5-diaminohexanoate dehydrogenase, whose translation is MISDPYGLSRVVGEKGVLPQRARKLEPSLPCREAELLIDVESLNIDAASFKQIKDDVGAEPAKIAARIQEIVRERGKMQNPVTGSGGMLLGRVKEIGPKHPARGTLKVGDRIATLVSLSLTPLVIEEIKAVHVEIDRVDIRGHAILFASGIYAKLPSDMPDTLALAALDVCGAPALVARYVKPGMTVAVLGAGKSGALCLAQARKDLKGQGKVLALDISEKALAALSGIGLCDTALKVDATQAVDVMEAVSQATGGALCDLVVNCASVGNTEMASILSVKDGGTVIFFSMATSFTAAALGAEGVGKDVTMLVGNGYAPGHADLTLDLLRSEPALRKLFETRYV
- a CDS encoding uracil-DNA glycosylase, producing MSDPRDSAEELDEAVEDLRRHLLWQEETGGRALLVDAAKLSAERSASLRAMMPPRGAKAPAAPESPAAPESAAAPEAPAPHPAPMPARSLAPEAPARAPAASRAEPPAAASKGMLFDVPQQAPPYPGPLPGVVEGQRPMLDEIRRELGDCRRCKLCTGRKNIVFGVGNPRAELVFVGEGPGEQEDLQGVPFVGPAGELLTKMIQAMGFSRDQVYICNVVKCRPPGNRNPEPDEITACEPFLRSQLLALQPKVIVALGKFAAQTLLRDSTPITRLRGQWREYQGVKLMPTFHPAYLLRSPAEKKKAWEDLQQVMKIFGKQPGSRT
- a CDS encoding TIGR02265 family protein, producing MTPSFSHEPAGSSPPAIAHDVAAQMEMPLNALLDLKKRLALATPTDTVRGLFFSGVLDTVRYLATEREERHCSKLLGQAPYFDFLPYAIPDFLRLVYMGAQCLSTRDEDFSGALRKLGKRGMKDFLGSSAGKTFLSFSFSEPRRVLSSLPVLFRTTTSYGERTVQWLGPRHCRLVMKRDFMPAAYHEGALLCLMETLRLEGVEVRSRVTGTLDSEYELTWTGPAST
- a CDS encoding alpha/beta hydrolase, with the translated sequence MKGVLETRELPSPALESNPLADVARRQLRVYLPPGYNEGSQRYPTVYFLHAFSNSGASWTNVSAFGLNALDRLDGLIEAGTIPPVIGVFPDGWTALGGSQWINSDAIGRYRDYVAKDVLGFVDRTYRTLPKAASRAVVGHSSGGYGALVMGRYHPELFSHLGSHAGDCYFEYCYLPDLPKAAGALLKAGGVEAWYQDFKKRSRETKPRSDDFTVINVLAMAAAYSPKKGEPLNLELPFDPQTGRLKLDVWNRWLVHDPVRFVPKFLDAFKKMKSVFLDCGTRDEFNLRWGTRMLAEEFKASGAELCHEEFEDSHSGVTYRFERSLGFLVPRMARE
- the coaBC gene encoding bifunctional phosphopantothenoylcysteine decarboxylase/phosphopantothenate--cysteine ligase CoaBC; amino-acid sequence: MDASVLQGRRVIVGVGGGIAAYKACELVRELQRAGAQVRVAMTEAAKQFVTPLTFQALSGHPVLTDYFDPNQEGNFGHLDLARWAELFVVAPATADLIARIRAGMAGDAVTTSLLAFKGPVVLAPAMNVAMWQNALTQQNVAALVADPRFTFAGPDAGLLACGDVGAGRLTEVKEIVAEAAARIGQGPLTGKKVLLTAGPTREFLDPVRFISNPSTGKMGLALAEAARKLGAKVTVVLGPVGAVDRTGLEVVDVVSAEDMAREVLSRVEAVDWFIASAAVSDWRPETRAPQKVKKGESPEVLKLVRTPDVLAEASKKVAGAPRRPLLVGFAAETERVLEHAREKLERKNLDAIVANDVTVPGAGFGTDTNRVTVLSRTGVRKDLEGTKLQVAQGILELLLSLPPAVPGSGR
- a CDS encoding carboxypeptidase-like regulatory domain-containing protein, coding for MRKWLVIGAVCVLAVVGAAVFWLQPEPVTPLRVPASETAAARPLPDFQAVEVSSGEAEGLALTGRVLEPSGRPIPGAEVFLAASAQKTLTSVRCDECGLPLLSCPARESGIQSLAFFEHQHGFLTPRATVRTDAQGKFRFERLAGVSFSVWAKAAGFGVAMRERAAPGEPVELFLPALRTITGQVVDDGGQPIPNAHIYAVSRRTALPAEAVAGGEGLFTLDGLGEGPFYLVASAEGFLPTVEPQVEAGPQRVRLRLTPTRTLEVRVVRDGAPMAATVRLKADHLSRELRTQGEPARFTGLYPDEVVITAESGSLGSTPRTITLQERVTQVTMELEEAGKLLVTVVDDAGQPVPQPEVTLRTVTGEVIRREKGATGALVELGPIAIGDYLVHGHTEGFQDVELPVRVRSGETPVELEMTQATLISGQVIDEYGRPAPNVSVLVQPIGDTVLADADGHFVAQVPSPGLYELHAHHSEWGGGKVKVTAPASGVRLELEPAAAIEVTVTAEGRRVEGADVVLWVEQQGLFRSDRPSGPDGVVPMRGLPEGTYWMVASHPDYLPSDRKQVRVDGEQVVKVTAELKPGAMLSGDVMDEQGAPVSGATLTVMPRGAEPAASDARGHFEIRALRPERTYRVEARHPGYDQVDKADGTPGGPPVKVVLKRRPVFRGRVVADDGTPVKRYRLDEHDISTPDGRFEVSLPVAGEQVMVSVDAPGYEPMMVERPVAPDLGDLVLQRAPTLSGLVRDEGGAPVADAVVTCEVCDESVLSGPDGRFSIASPPYVVQYSVSARKGRLSATETLSRGNTSTLVLTLRPATRVSGTVYLPGGQPAPGYQLDGVNTERGDAVVVVTGPDGQYSVDMAPGSYRFMLGEDREFAGEPALLVRVEGPSMRLDFGAAPGSGSLTVTVKPERGKALWVVAGDSPPVNSPLELMRSRYAQMVYQPRSERVTLQGLPPGRYTVVWASFHAEAPEGPMVRTVEIPGAQEVSMVR
- a CDS encoding ankyrin repeat domain-containing protein codes for the protein MLRKVMLGLAGAVLVLVLGVVAVAGYFYTSWKRPPAQRVLAVSEAERYLLAASREGDAELVAGLLKAGTPVNVQDDRGFSPLILAAYHGHTETVRALLAGGADACAGDSRGNTALMGAAFKGYVEVVDLLLQQPCAVDQSNGVGQTALMFARLFGRKEVAERLQQKGASPERRDSSGRTAEDWAQTQVPESPVTAPNSLARSAAPTAVSQ
- a CDS encoding addiction module protein, coding for MSRVTFSEFLHLSPAERIQLAEDLWDSVAAHPEQVATPPEQLAELQRRLAELDENPESGESWDEVKARLLKSL